The nucleotide window TTGTACTGCCGCTGCAGGCCGATCTCGATATTTTCAAAATCAATGTATAATGCGATAACTTTCGTATCCAGCGCCATAAATCCCGTTCAGAATATAGAGCCTGCGGGTTAAGAAATGTTGCTCGGGAACTTTTTTTATGGACATCCGGTTATTCAGAAATTATGAAAGAGTGGGACCAATTCGTTACTATCGCGGATTCGATCCCCCCCGTCAGAGTTTTTGGATTTCCATGACATACGGTTTAACCCCCTCCCTACTGCACCAGAAAATCCATGGCAGAATAGTGCACCATGAAAGCAACAATCCGGTAACCGACCTCGTCTGGTGTTATGACCCTACAATGTACCGGATAAACATCCCGGGAAAAATGTGGAGTGATTAATCATATTTCCGGAACAATGCCGGGTTCTGTTTCCGGATCCACCAACGCCACTGGAGGAAAATATTTCCGGTAATCACCAGGACAAGGACACCGCCACTCGCGATAGCACGAAGCGGAAGATCGGATTTGTCAGGAGTTGACGGTACGACCGTTGTCTACTGCACAACCGGTGCCATTGTTGCAGGTACAGTACTTTTCACGATTGCCGAAACCGGCGCCAGGTCCCCGATAGTTAACAGAGCTGAGGAGACGTTCTGATTATCAACGATGCCGGGCAGTGTGCGTATGGCATACCGCAAAAATGAGGGCATATTGCCGTGAAGCTGATCTTCCCCCAACTGGCAGCCCCGCCAGTAGTCGGCAGGGCAACCCAATACTTACCGGTGTGATGGTACATCACGATATTTTGCGGGAATATGGGGGCACTTTCCTGTGGTGAAAACAAAAATGGAACCATTTTGTCCACCATGGAAAATATTCCCATAATTTGTAACAAAAATTCTAAACCGGTCAAATTGCGGGGTTTTTTTCCATTTAGGGGTGTTCCGCAAGGAGTGTTTTTTTGTCGAACTTTGTATCATCTGGTACCCGATCGGGTTCCGTAGGCCAACATGGGTTATAATCCGGATTAGAAATGCGCAGGAAAATTTGGGGTAATTGATCCTTTCGGAAATTTGTGAAATACTGAAACCTATTGCGGGTAATTAGACGCTGAATCTGCACGTTCTTCTTATTTCTTCTCTAAAACCTCTGACCGGAATTGCCGGAAACCATCATCAGTGGCATTCAGGACCAGGAGATCTTCGGATTCCAGCTGAAAATCCGGTTCGGGAGAAGTAATCGTCACATCTCCGCGCCGGATTGCAAGTATCATGATGGTATACCGGTTCCGGGTATCAAGCTCTTTGAGGGTCTTCCCGATAAGCGGGGAACCGGCTGCAATCGTAGCCGTGTGGATACGAAGATCCGCGGATAATTCAGAGGGAATCTCCCTGCCGTTCAGACAGGGAGCGGTTGCCCGGTTGAACCCCTGGTGCCCGCTCTGCCGGATTTTTTTGGTCAGCAAATCGATCTCGTTCTCTGCCATGGCATATTTGGCAAGAACACAGGCAAAAATGCTCACTGATGTCTCAAACTCTTCCGGAATCACTTCATCGGCACCAATGTCCAGAAGATGCTGCACCTCGCTGACATGGCGGGTCCGGACGATAATGTAGAGGTCCGGGGCAAGAGATCGGGCAAGATGGATGATTGCCGGTACAACGTTCTGTTCCGATATGACAACAACGAGCGCCCGGGCTTTGCGGATACCGGCATGTTCGAGGATCTCTTCATGGATGGCATCGCCAAAGATGATGTTCCGGCAGCCCCCCGGCGTGTGTTCCCGTTCGACAACTTCCGGGTCAAGGTCAATAACCGTATAGGGAATAGCGGCCAGTTCCGCTGCCCGTGCAACACTTTTCCCCGTCATTCCATAGCCGACGATAACGATATGATTGGCTGGTCTCTCATCCGGTTTTATCTCTCCCGCTTCAGTCTCGTGCACCTGTTTGAGTGACGGGAAGATCCGGAAGATGAGGCCGGTGAGGGGTTTTGCCGTACTCATCAGGAATGGCGTCAAAGCCATAGTGATGATGGCGCTTGCAAGGAAGTACTGGTACGGACCGGTGCCAATCAGGTTGGAGCCAAGAGCACTTTTCGCGAGCACGAAGGAGAACTCCCCGATCTGGGCGAGGGCAAGCCCCACGAAAACAGCCACGCGGACCGGCATGCCGAGAATCACTGCGGAGAAAGATCCCGTTACAACCTTGACCCCGACAATAACAATGATGAGCGTTGCAATGATCTCGTAGTGTGAGAGAAGAACGCTGGTGTCGAGGAGCATCCCAATCGACATGAAAAAGATCGCGGCAAAGACATCCCGGAACGGGATGATGTTACTGACCGCATCGATGCTGTACTCGGACTCGCCGATGATGAGGCCGGCGACAAACGCTCCAAGCGAATAGGAAAGCCCGGCCATATTCGTGAGATAGGCAACCGCAAAACAGATCCCGGCAACCGTGAAGATGAAGAGCTCCCGGCTCTTCTGACCGGTTACTTTGCGCAGGACAAAGGGTACAATCCAGCGGGCGGATACGATCAGGACAACAAAGATGAGAACGATCTTTCCTGCAAGGAACGGCAGAGTGGAAGAAGACGTGCCGGTGCTGCCCATCATGAACGGCGTGAGGAGGATCATAGGAATAATGGCGAGATCCTGGAAGATGAGGATCCCAAGCAGCGTCCTTCCCGACACGGTTTCTACATCCCCGCGCTCCTGGAGGATCTTCATGACAATGGCTGTGCTGGAGAGCGAGACAAGGAACCCGAAGAAGACCGCTTCCTGGAACTGGAGGCCTCGTGCAAAGTACATGATGGCAGAGGCTGCGACAATCGTTGTCACGACCTGCATCACACCTCCGAAGATCACAACACGCCACGCCCCGAGAAGTTTCTCAAACGAAAATTCAAGACCAATGGTAAAGAGCAGAAGGATGACGCCAATCTCGCCGATTGTCTCAATGGTGGACTGGTCTTCGACAATGGAAAGGGCATAGGGCCCGGCCAGGATCCCGATGAGAAGAAACATGACGATGCTCGGAATCCCTAGCCGCTGGCCTGCATACAAAAGGACGATCGCAAGCAGCCCGAGGCAGACAACCGCCAGAATTACATCCATGGTCCT belongs to Methanoregula sp. and includes:
- a CDS encoding cation:proton antiporter; the encoded protein is MDVILAVVCLGLLAIVLLYAGQRLGIPSIVMFLLIGILAGPYALSIVEDQSTIETIGEIGVILLLFTIGLEFSFEKLLGAWRVVIFGGVMQVVTTIVAASAIMYFARGLQFQEAVFFGFLVSLSSTAIVMKILQERGDVETVSGRTLLGILIFQDLAIIPMILLTPFMMGSTGTSSSTLPFLAGKIVLIFVVLIVSARWIVPFVLRKVTGQKSRELFIFTVAGICFAVAYLTNMAGLSYSLGAFVAGLIIGESEYSIDAVSNIIPFRDVFAAIFFMSIGMLLDTSVLLSHYEIIATLIIVIVGVKVVTGSFSAVILGMPVRVAVFVGLALAQIGEFSFVLAKSALGSNLIGTGPYQYFLASAIITMALTPFLMSTAKPLTGLIFRIFPSLKQVHETEAGEIKPDERPANHIVIVGYGMTGKSVARAAELAAIPYTVIDLDPEVVEREHTPGGCRNIIFGDAIHEEILEHAGIRKARALVVVISEQNVVPAIIHLARSLAPDLYIIVRTRHVSEVQHLLDIGADEVIPEEFETSVSIFACVLAKYAMAENEIDLLTKKIRQSGHQGFNRATAPCLNGREIPSELSADLRIHTATIAAGSPLIGKTLKELDTRNRYTIMILAIRRGDVTITSPEPDFQLESEDLLVLNATDDGFRQFRSEVLEKK